The genomic stretch ATGTAGGAAACCACGTCACCATATTTCCGATTGCAAGAATGATGGGCCGACTTGTTATAACTGTGACGAACAAGGTCACATTTTACTAATTATCAGAAGTCAAAGAAGGTTTAGTCTGGAGGGAAAGTTTTTTGTTTGAATGAGTCAGAGACTACTGGCTCAGATAAATTGATTCGAGGTACGTGTTTTGTTAATAGTATTTCGTTGATTGCTATTATTCACACGGGTGCAATacattcttttatttttcttgaTTGTGCCGAGAGATTGGGTTTGAAATTGTCGGCTATGGTTGGGAATATGGTTATCGATACCCGAACTAATGGTTTGGTGACGATGTCGTGGGTATGGTTGAATTTTCCACTAAAGATCTACGGTAAGAGTTTTGGATGGTAAATTTTGTCAATGTTAGGGATGGGAATCATTCTATTAgaatttaatttatatatatatatatatatatatatatatatatatatatgagtcAGGATTAAATGACACCAAAGTGTCAAACTTAGTAACATGACACCTCACCAAACATCTGTATAACAAAATCTACCGTTTCATTAAAAACTATTATCGTATAGATCATCCCtataaaatttaacatcaatTGAAAATCATTTGATATTTAACGAGATGCATAAAAATTAACGTCTTACAAAATTTTAACAAAACCGTTAATATTAATATTTCTCTTTAACATATCAAATGATTTTCGAATGATGTTAAATTTTATAAAGATAATCTATATGATAATACATTTCAATTCAACGGTTAATTTTGTTATACGAATATGCAGTACAGAGTTATCGGAGATGTCATGTTACTAAGTTTGACACCTTAATATCATTGGATCCTGACTCCATACAGGGTCGTCCTTTTCCATGTGCAGCATGTGCTGCAACACTGGGGCCCAGATTTTTTGGGGGCCTAATTTTTTTGTAACTACAAAGGTAATAGATTTTACACCTATTTTTTCAAAAGTTGGTGTAAAATCATAATTTGTTTTCAAGAATTTATAATTTTATATCGGTTTTTTAAAAAACAGGTATAAAATCATAATtattaaaattgatttttttttaatttagaCCTATTTTTTAAATTAGATTCGGATCTCCCCACTAATTGAACCGGCTTTGACCATTGTAAATTACCAAGGATTAGCCGAAAAACACGGAGTCCTTAGTAAAAGCTTCTTCGATAATTCCACCACCTAATCTTATTTATAAAagaaatttaattttttaaatttatcgaataattaatatatttaatttattataCAATCCATACATTGATTATTCAATAAAtcaataaaatttaaaaaataaattttcttattTTATATCTAAGACCGAAGGTAATCCTATATTATACCTGTCTAAACCACAAACAATGCATGGATAATCATGAATCTAAAAAACAAATTGTGTCTTATATTATCCATAGCTACTTCATCAGTAAACATGTCTATCCTTTGGTAAAATATTTGAATAATGAGACACGTGAATACCAAAATTAGAAATATTTGATTTTCGGATTTAGCTGCGAATTTTGATTAAATTTTCGTGTAAAACATGTTTTTTTGCGATTTTTCATGTTGTTTTTTATTCTCAACTAAAATCTTTATGAATAATATTTTTGACAGATAGATTCAAAGGTAAATTCATAGGTAAATCCTCAAAAAATATCTGCAAGTAAATTTGCAGCAAAGAAATTTACAGATAAATTCGCAactaatttatttttaaaataaaataagttaatcatatttttatatttaatttttaaattgagACATTGTAGATAATTCAATGTAAAAACTCCTGAATTTGCTAGAGTACATGTAATGGCTCACTTCCACTTGATATACATTACTTATACTAATACTAAACAAGATAAACATATACAAACACCAAATTTATGTAAGAGTGATTTTTTCCTACAGACCAATCATGTGCTAAaaattaacatgtaatgggtacAAATAGAAACAAATTCTAATTAACTATATCAAATTATAACTAGTAACTATGGTTAAATTATAAATAAACAATAAACATTGTGATCTTAAGTGCAAAATAATGAAGGAATAATACAACTTGAAGTTTTATATATCTTCTAGGGTAAGATGGTGTATTATACCGAATAGTAAGATTGAGCATAATACAACAATAAGATTTGTCAAAATATTGAGCTTGATATTCAACATCTTCAACTGCTTCTCTAAAACTGAGAGACAAAATTGAACTCCTTGATATCCCATGTCTGATATACATCTGCACCCACCTATAATTGAGTTAAGCTATAAAGAAGAAATAGAGAACCTAATAAATACTAAGAATTCAAAAATATATGTTCCTATTTGGTGGTTAGAATCCATATGCCCACTAGGACTTGAGAATAACATAGATAATGAAGACATTGTCCCTTTTCAATAATTTGGAAACAGAAATATAGGAATCAATGATAACGAAGGCATTGTGACATGTTAATTGAATGTCAAAGACTAAAACTATTGGAAATTTAGAAATTTAGAAATTTGTTAAGTTTTGACAGAAACTCTCGTTTTTGTTTCTATTAGAAACCTTATTTGTTTCCAAGTAAAATCTATAAACAAAGGACAAgatcaaaaatataaaaaaaaacaatcaAAGAGTAAACATTGATATATGTAATCCCTATATACTAATATAATCTAGTCTAAAACATAGATATCAATGTCTACGTCAGTGTGTAAGATGTCTCTCTCAGATAGGTGTTTATAGGTTGATTGATAGGGGGATTGGCAAAATTGTGTTTATTATTGAAAAttcatcaaaatctatagagaATTTCGCTACACAATTGATAATGAAATAAGAATAGAAAATATAAAAATTATGAAAGAAAAAGAATTAGAGTTTTGACGAGAGacagaagaagaaaaataaattGTTTCTACAAAAAATTTCTCTACTCTCAAACTGAAATTTTTTATTCAAATGTGCAACCGCACTTCTGTGTTACAATCAATAATATATGTGACTCCCTATTTATAGGTTCAGTTTGGTTGCTCCCTAAACAAAACTCTAACTAACCTAATTCAGGTAAAATTACAAAATAAGTCTAAGTCAAAAtttctgtcgagcaacctgcttcgacatTTTGACATAAAAATTTCGACACTTCCTTGCCTCTGCcaagcaacctgcttcgacacaaagaattacaattcaacacaccacataattcattgtgtcttagctatctacattcatcatagacCTTAATTTCTTGAACACTTTGACTTGCACTCCTTTCGTCATGATGcctgcaatctgattctcagtaCTGCAGTGTTCCAAGTTTAGCTTCCCATCTGCCacttgctctcgaagataatgcAACCTCATTTCAATGTGTTTGCTTCGTCCATGCCCTATTAGATTCTTCACCAGATTGATAGCAGACATGTTGTTAAacttcatggtaattgctccatgattcttcACTATAATCTTTTCGACCAAATTTACCATCCATGTTGtttgacatgcacaaagagaatCAATTATGTACTCTTCTTCACAAGACGACAATCCTACTACTAGTTATTTTCTTGAACTCCAAGCAACTTGTGCAtcacctagcataaacacatagtCAATTATGGACTTTCTATCttcaacatcactacaccaacttgagtcaaTGTCACCTACTActttgcattcttttccttcatcatCCGCAGGAAACAAAActccatagtcgagagttcctttcagatatcttAGTATCCTTTTTGTCGTTGTTAGATGTGATACATTCGGCTTTTGCATGAATCTGCTCACTATACCTACACAATAAGTTAAGTTTGGCCGTTTGTGATAAAGGTTTTGAAGTGATCCAATGAGTGTTTTTTACTGCATTGGATCAACATCATCTTCACTTGTGTCTTTTGACAGTTGCAATTTGGGCTCAGTTAAAGTCGAAGTTGAGTTACAGTCTTGCATCTCAAATATCTTGAGTATTTCTCCTGCATATCTTATTTGGTTCATCATCAAGCCTTTACTACTCCCGTAGAATTCGACACCAAGGAAATATGAAATATTTTCcaagtctgacatttcaaactccttaATTAGGTCATGTTTGAAGTCTTCGATCTTCTTCTTGCAACTTCCTGTTATCAATAGGTCATCAACATAGAAAtatagtataagcaattcactatttcttcttcttacatatactctATGCTAAGTAGTGCGTTTCAAAAATTACTTCTCTCTTAGGAAACTgtctatcttcttattccaagctcttgaagcttgcttaagtccatacaaggctttatgcagcCCATATACCTTactttcttcgccatgtttcacaaatCCAACTTGTTGTGCAACATAAACATCTTCATCTAAGGGGCCATTCAagaatgcatatttcacatccatctgataaaTATGCCAGTTATTCATGTTTGTTAGACCAATAAGTAATCTGATTGTTTCaatcctagcaacaggtgcaaaaacaCCGTCGAAGTcaattccttctttctgaagaaatcctttctCCCCAAGCCTTGCCTTGTGTCGAGTTACTTTCCCTTTGGGATGCAACTTTACCTTGTATACTCAtttcacatcgattgccttcttgccttgaggcaattcaacaagtgaccaagtgttgttaACTTCGATGAACTTCAGTTCCTCATTATTTGGTTTCACCCATTTCGAATCCTTTAATGCTTCAGCTGTATTGAATGGTTCAACTCTGCATAAAAAGCATAGTGTACCAACTCATCTTCACCAtcgaccatatcatctgatgAAATCACACATTGTTGCAACCTTGAAGGCGTGTGTCTTGTCCTTTGAGGTCTGTTTGTGCTTACTTGTCCTCTGAGTTCTTCTTGTCGTACCTCTCTTCCGACTTCACTTATTGGTTCTTCACATAAGATTCTaactgaatctttcttgacattttcagtcttgtcccattccttaagctcatctatgataATGTCCATGTTGATCACTACTTGTTTGTTCATTGGGTCGAATAACTTGTAACCTCCAGTCAAATGATACCCTATTAGAATCATTTGACTCGACTTATCATCAAGTTTTATTCTCAACTAATCAGGCACATGACTATGTGATATTGATCCAAATACTTTCAGATGACTCTAGCTAagcttgacaccagaccaacattcttctggcatAATTCCTTCTAGCCTTTTTGTCGGACATCTACTTAGTATGTATGTTGTAGTCGAAACAAattctccccataattctttaGGTAGATGTTTTCCTTTCAACATAATTCTCGCTATATTCATGATAGTTTTATTCTTCCTTTTTGCAGTTCCATTTTGCTGTGGAGTGTAGGGCGGTACCACCTTATGTCCAATCCCTTCTTTCTCACATAACATATCAAATTCttttgacacatattctccaccaccatcattccttagtgtcataccctaatttttaaccgtaagatcccacatatcatttgcataatTGCAGACAAACAAAGTCACATGGTATTTCCCCTTTTCCTTCTTTTGTTTTTCTTCTTTCAtggatcaccaagcacctctttgttgttttattttacctttgtgtttatatgattaatttcttatctaacaactaatcaaaatatcaaaaaaatcttgtttcccttaagtttattgtgcaaggcAAGGGCTTTTTAACCAAAggcatctcaaagttttgtggcttacttctcaaacaaagtcaaaggttcatgtaTTTATTTCCATGCCTTATTCAACAAGAAACTTAAagctttgagaaatttaatcaagaggCAATCAAGtacaccttattttgagttcatatgatcactcatgtgctttgaaatgcaagaaaTATCCAAATACACAAGCTTGTTCTAAGTGGTTTGACCTAGAAGTCAATtttttgaagtcaaagttccaaggatcacaactcctctcaacatttttgaatgcttcttttttAATATTACTCTTCTCAACATTATCTACAAGTTCTATTTACATGACAAGATCCAATTATGCTgggaggatcatcaaaagtttggagacattctaggtcatttgtggacttagtgaaatttgacctattttcaagtgacttttccccaaattccaaagatcataacttcatcaattttcaacatatgaggCTGATTCATTTTGCAAAGTGTCATTTGTGATACCCTCTATAAGTTTGCTTCAAGGACCAAGGTCAcaatatgcttggaaggccatgaAATTCATTGAAATATTGCAGGTCATTTTACaccatgaagcactcaaatttttctaagttatatgatcagtttttcatgccaacttcaacatgacataaaTTTGTGCTCAAGAATCaaaatgcaacctttcttggaacattgtaatcttggccatgatgttaacacattgtaaaaataatgagatcaaaaagcctcctgagtAGGTTGCCCCATTGGGTTAAATatggtgacttgtaactgaagaaatcaccattgcccgagTTTTGAACAtgactaatctcaattccaagccaaattaaCATGTGTTTTTGGatctaaacatgtttaaccaagtctccggaagttaattgacccttaaaacgcatcatttggctgagttttgatgagtttcaagtcacacttttcacacattCGGATCAATTTCATTTTGCATGAATTTTGCAtcatttcacacgtatttggatccaatcacattccctataaatagaggaagctattgcATTCATTTCTAAACTTTGGAGAACCAATAAATCCCTACtacaacttgaaatttttccaaaaaattcaattatcgtgttttgagtttcaacttgtttcaatccaatttcttgattccattagcaccttcggAATCCTCTGAATCTTCTGCAACAATTACCAAGCTttgagaccttctgaagtgctctaactAGATTAAGCTTCctcaacttctgatcaccatttggacaaggtagttatGAGTGTCATTTGAACATAAACAAGTTACCACAATctagtccttcactctctgatgctttcccctaacttataTGGTCTAGATTGATCGTGttcattatttaattttatttttcgtggcttgcttgtttctgaaacttctctggAATTCCCTTTGCTCAActcacataaatgaatttggagcataaggttgaattcaggatgaaaagaggatcacaatggtggtggtctcgtgtcttgaatTTACAAAACAATGAAACTCTGGTGagagctcaccaga from Lathyrus oleraceus cultivar Zhongwan6 chromosome 7, CAAS_Psat_ZW6_1.0, whole genome shotgun sequence encodes the following:
- the LOC127103015 gene encoding uncharacterized protein LOC127103015 — translated: MVAKGSTCIKFESGLHPEIKQDVGYQEIRRFPMLVNKYRIYDEDIMARFVHYKSLSEKKGKNQYHSKSYNASTDKGKHRASNEKKLSMGDTSTSIKCGKLGHHANECKNKLLSISLIAIIHTGAIHSFIFLDCAERLGLKLSAMVGNMVIDTRTNGLVTMSWVWLNFPLKIYGSSFSMCSMCCNTGAQIFWGPNFFVTTKIRISPLIEPALTIVNYQGLAEKHGVLSKSFFDNSTT